The Penaeus monodon isolate SGIC_2016 chromosome 1, NSTDA_Pmon_1, whole genome shotgun sequence DNA window tcttctctctcctttctcagttttccttctttccctctctttctcctgcccttccttctatgatataactatattatctttaaatgttAATTTCATTTATGACAATCATATAGCTGTAAGCTGTAAACAAGTATGGACATATTAggttatgttttgtatatgataAAATGGTTACATAaatagagaaattttgataaGTTGTTAATCAATGTAAAATATCTAGAATCATTTCAATATAAAACTTACATATTCTACTCAACAAACTCCATAGAGTAAATGTTTAACTACTTACACTAAGAATCCATTGCATGTAAAAAAACTCTCAATGGCTCAACCAAAAATGGACCCATGCCCTATAAAAAtcttgcaaaatttatatatagcaataaaactttttaaattttgaatttgacATCTTGTTCCTtaaaacgtgaaaaaaatacCAGCTCTAAGACTCTCTTTGCATTTATTAATTCTCATTTTTAATCTGTGCTATATATTATACTTGCTATAGAGGCATAAATGCCAAATTTCTTAATAACTAACAATATTCTGAAAATAAGCAACATCATCCTGAATACATGTACCCTTTAGGCATATTCACATTCCACAGATACAAATCATAAACCTCCAGTTCATATATTCATGCAAGAAAACAAGACCTTATTCATTGCATATATTCCTTCCCTCTTAATGCTCACTTTGacttaataacaaataaaataataaaactgctGCTGGATACCTTTAACATGAAAAAATTAACTAGATAACAGGATGTTTTCTGGTACACAACCTAAAACAATACACATAATAGACTGTACTACACAAAAGCAGGACTGTGTTTATTAGACATTTTGTCAATTCTACTTTAGCAACAAACAATACACCATACCAGACACACACTGTATAGTCTAATACCCATTGTGTAGTCAAACTGATAAATTGAGACAACAGCCACGAAAGTATTCTTGCTGCCTCTAAGTTCATGCAGAAAGTTTAGGGGTGGCTTTAACATCGAACCAAAGCTTGGTGACTTAGGTGGCGCTTAACCCACTGGATACAGATGCTAATCACCTTATCACTTAGTCAAATTTTTCCAAgacagtatattcatatatatatataattaattatattatatatatataatatatataatatatattatatatatatatatatattaaatatataataattatatcttatatataattatatatatattatattatatatattttaaaatatatatataatatataattatagatattacgAGTATACgagtatatacgagtatatatgtatatactcacacactgTTGGTCATGAAGGAAGGTTTCTGGCTAAAATTAAAATTACCAACAGTGAGAAAAACATGAACATTTAAGTCATGCAAACCTTTGTGACTTATTTATCTAAAATTGCTAATTCTTCAAGAGCAAGTCAAACTTTTAACCACAAAAGCTGATTATATTTTGATTCATCActtcacatacataaaaatatattcattctaAGGAAATGCTACTaacaaaaaatcctaaaaaaatggCAAATGCCTTTTTGCAAATCCTCTTTCTATAACTGATGTTTCATCCCCCTCAAAAGAGTCGGGGAGCTGTGAAATGAATTTTGCAAACATGTGTTGCAAAGaagcaaatgcaaaaaaaaatacatgtatcaaAATTCAAAACTATGCAACTATGCAGCAGACCTTAGGAAGCCCAGCATGGAGGTAGACTGGAGGGTAACACAGGCTGCTTTGAAGACAATTACAACCCAGAACTCAACCAAATGGGAGGAAGACCCAAAAGAAGGAAACATATGATGGGAAGCTAAACCTCTGGGGTCAATGCAACAATGTGGTCTCCTCCCCAAAATAGACTGCTGCTTATATCAAATGACAGATCATCATGTCAGGTAGCAAAGATCCAGGTGATGATCTAATGGCTAGCAACAACACCCTTGAAGTATCAGACTCTGACAGTGCCAAAGCCACCCAACACTGATATTACTGATGTCATGAGCAAAACAGGAAGATAAAGCCCTAACTCATCAAGTATTAGTCAGTTTCCAATTCTGCATTTCTACATATTACCAAAGGAAACCTACTGCCATAGTAATACCTCTGTCAGAGCAGTAAGCCATAGTTTCCCATGGTCTGAACCTACCAGTGCTCTTTTCAAGAGATCAGCCATATGTGTTCACTGGTAAAGGAGGACCTTTAATGAAAGTTTCTTAATTATCTTCTCCCTTTGAGGATTTAGGACCAGCGAGTCCCTTGGAAGTATTGTGAATCCTGAGATTATCTTTTTAAGGAGGTATTATTGAAAGGGTTAACAGAAAAtcagccccttttttgggggatgggATTTTGCATTATCAAACTAACAATCCGTGGGGAGATACACTATTTAAAATCCCTATACCTTGCTTGAAGATTATCTCTCCCCCCTACAATGTGGAAAGAATTCCCTCAAACTGTGCAATGTGCAGGCAGGCTGCAAGAATTTAAACACTGGTGAAGTCTATGCTACTACTGTGTATGACCTCACTATATTAGGGGGTTATGTCTATGCTCACTAACCCATCCCTTCCCTGATTTGGGGAGTAGATGTCAGGTACTTTGAGTTTTACCCCTTGTTGTTTCTCCTTCAGGGGGAATGGCAGGAATAGAGTGAGAGCTCTGACCATTAGACCTCCCTCAATAAACTTCTAATGTAACATTATATAACATCACAATAATGTAACATCTCTATAACATGTCTTCAGGGATTCTTATGGAAATAcatcctaaaaaataaaaatatagcagATAATATATTCTTCTAGACAACTTTTTACAGCATTAATTTTTAGGACTATTAATGATTCAATGATGATGGAAACATGCTGCCTAATCTACTGAGACCTTAAGAATTTACAGTGTCTAAAATACTACTGTAATACTCTAACATGAATATTCCTATTGTAAGCAAATAAATTAAACCATTGCAAGTGAAATAGCAAATACACTTTActgaataattaaaattttgatacCAGGAGTACAGCGAGATACAGCCTAATCTTTTACAACAGTAACTAAGTAACGAGAACAACACCATTTAAAGGGGGTGCTGTGGGTATTACAAAGCAGgcatttttctttactcttcacttctttcttcctatacctttcattcttcttcttctgaataATTTGAATTTATACGAACACATGCTTATAATAAAACTgttgttcttcccccttttctatgtACAGAAAGATGGGTTGGAAGACATACACAAAAGTGACCTCTAATGCCTATTCCAGCTACTATCAGTGGAGGTGTTAAGGATAACCACCAGGCCATATCTGTTCATATTCTTGGTATTTTGGTGCAAAAACCATCTGAGACtaatcacaatattattattggATAATTCAGCAAAAGGTGAAAGAAACCTGATGGTGTACTCTGCATTTTCAAGTAAAATTCCTTTTTCCTATAATCAAGTTACTATACATTTCAGTACTTATATACAGTACAGGGtactgtataaataaaataatcacttacttttttatatttttttacataatcatatatctGATTTACtgctaataaaaattaattaatggtTGACATAAGCTCTGCACTAGTTTGGTCAATTACCAAAAACAGATTCTCATTCATTTAACCTTTGAACACAGAAGGCATAAAACTATGCAATGGCTGTGGTGGAATGAGTAGCATAACTATATACAGGGACCTAAACTTCATTTCCTTAAGCTTTTGATTTAAATACAGTTATAAGCTGTTAAGTGCCTAGTGTACTTGAAGTATGCTATGAGCCAGGCACAAACAGAGGAAACTGCCAGTGCATGCCCACAACATCACATTAAATAAAGTCAATAGACTTtaaatccctttttctttctttttaaaaaaacatctgaGGTAGAAATAGCAGTCATAAAGTTACTGAAGTTGTAAAATCTAATAACATTAAGATTTGGGTAAGCCAATAGTTAAATATTAATCTCACTGCAAGGAGGAGCAAAGAAATCACAACCCAAAACTCCCGCTGAAAACTTACCATCCCAATTTTACctccaaaaaataagaaatttggtGTCAAGGTTATATATGCTCAAAGAAAGCCCAACTAACCCAATGCCACAAGGAAAATGTAGTGTTCACTGAGCTATTGCTTGTGAAATGGCTCTAGGCACAGATGACTCCACAAGGACTTTGCCACCAAATAGTCTTTAAGGAGACATTGACACCTCATCTGATTTCAACTTTCCTTGTATTttcaggaattattattattttctttttttttactaatgctatcaatatcgatgttgttattactgaagacattataattattataatattattgacattactaatagcaatataaaaataaagaaaatatttccaaaaatcaaggaaactgTAAATTAATAGATTAAATTCTACTTTTGGAATGTCATGTACTTACTTGTCGGCAGGAGTGGGTTAAAATATCTATACTCAATATTTGTTTAAGTAACTATCCAATTAGCATTTACTTATATATCACGTAAATCTCATTACTTGCTAATGACTGGTACATGTGATACAAAATATATCAATCAAGTCATAAACATATCTACCTCATAACATAATACTACAAGTAATAAACAGTGAGATTCAAAAGAGATAACTTGATAGAAACACTGCTGCTATTTCCATCTAATCATGGTCAATACTGATaaatcaaaaatagaaaaaattccatgccaaaatgaaatatatttgtcAGACCagtcatacacaaaaaatatcccTGATTATCTTTGGTATATCTATTACATTTTCACTTACTGCATCTGTTAAACAGTATACAGATCATAGACATTGATGCTACCGTGAACAAGTGTCTTCCTAATTCCCTTGCATCTTCAGAATCTCAGCAAGAGGATGAGTTTACAAGAAGACCATACATGTGATTCCATATACTCCATAGTtccacagagagacagagcagccTCCCTGTCCCCAGAAGCAAAATACCTGCCAAAATGATTAcaagtcatttaaaaaaaattaaaacattaataaagaaagaacgaaTGCCATCAGTACATATTAACGGAATCCGTCCTGCTCAAAAAATCTACCActgaaaaaaactaacaaaccaaTTATCTGTTAAAGACACCCACCTAGAGGCTgaacgaagaaaggaaggaacCACAGGTGGGACGCAAATATGTTGTATTTAATACCCAGGAGCCAGACCGGAAGCACATGGAGACCAGCAATGACCCACACTCCCCAAGTATTACGGAAGTCTAGAATGTGTAGGATgaaagttagatttttttttctcttttacaatcTTTAATGTATTTTTCATAAGTTTTTACAACATACACATAGTTCTCAGACACAAGGCAAAGCTGTATATCTAAGACCTTACTATTAGCTAATATGTAAGTAACTATAGTCGGAGCTTTGGGTCTTTCTATGAGACTCTCGCGCCATTTGGCTCCGAACGAATAGTTGCAGACAAATGCTATCCACTCAACAGCTGACACCAAGTACAACATCTGCAATGACAGTAACCATAATGTTAACAAAGCAATCATATTGGTAGATATAAaacaagatatagataatagtgtgggggggttttgtgtgtggtgtgttgtgtgtgtggtgtgggtggtgttgtgtgtgtgtgtggtgtgtgttgtgtgtgttgtgtggtttgttgtgccgtgtgcacgtgtgtgcacgTGAGTGaaagtgcgtgtgcatgtgtgtgaaactGTGTGTGCACGTGAGTGAaagtgcgtgtgcacgtgtgtgaaagtgtgtgtgcacgtgtgtgcacgcgcgccagtgtgtgtgtgtgtttgtgtgtgtgtgtgtgtgcgtgtgttgtgtgtgtggtgttgtgggtgttttttgtgtgtgggtttttgtgtgtgtgttttgtgtgtgtgtgggtgtgcgtgtgtgtgtgttgtgtgtgtgtttgtgtgtgtgtggtgttgtgtgtgttgtgtgtggtgtgtgtgtgtgtgcgtgtgtgtgtgtgtgtgcgcgttcgtCATGGTTGCACTATTACTGCAAATTATACAAATGTGAAGCTAGAGCCATAATTTCATCTTTGATAAAAGTTAGTTAtcaatgattacatatatatcatgatgtAAGAATCTATACAACACTGTAATACAAGTAATAGATTTGCAAAATTTGCCTGAAGCCCAGACCTTGTACTGGTTAATAAATAAGTACAGACATCTTAATCTGAAGTCTAGGCCGgtggtgcgtgcatgcgtgtgtgcctgtgtgtgtgtgagtgtgaactataaaacataactaaaagaaattataattaacACTGGAACTTACCGGGTGTATGTGTACCCAAAAATAGTCCCCTCCCTAGATTGTCCAAAATCACATCaaactggaagaaaaaaaaaaagaatcacaactaaaatcatgtgtttattttttttaatatgacaaataatcaaatggaaaatgaaaaaaagaaagaaaatgtgtgtgtgtgcttatgtaacTATAagcctatttctctctttctctttctcttcctctttttcccttctccattacatactaatactaatgcaaaTACAATGGTTTTTGtaatatgcatatacgtgtgtgtagtgttatgtgtgtggttatttgtatgtgtatgtgtatgtgtatgtgtatgtgtgtgtagtgtgaggtgtgtattgtgtatttgtggtttttgtgtgtgtgtatgtgtgtgtgtgttgtgttgtgtgtgtgtgggtgtgtgtgtgtgtgtgtgtaattttcattataaaaggtatatttaaacatgtataaagataagatatatacatatttatgtatatatgtttgttgtgttatggttatgtgtgtgtatgttttgtgtgtgtatttggtgtgtgtgtgtgttgtgtgtgtgtggtgtgtgtggtgtgtgtgttgtgtaagtgatatatgtatttttataatagtatataatattacaactacaccaaaaacacacatacacacatacacaacacacacacacacacacacacacacaacaccacacacaacaccaccccacacaccacacacacacacaacacatattcatatattatatattattatatatatatatatataatatatatttatatatatatatatatatatatatataaattttatgtgtgtgtgtgtggtgtatatatatatatatatataatatatatatatataatataattaaagtatatatatataataatatatatataaaatatataaattattaaaaaaatttaaatataaatatatatatatatatatataatatataattttattaaatatacattataatgtattta harbors:
- the LOC119582364 gene encoding uncharacterized protein LOC119582364, which gives rise to MLYLVSAVEWIAFVCNYSFGAKWRESLIERPKAPTIVTYILANNFRNTWGVWVIAGLHVLPVWLLGIKYNIFASHLWFLPFFVQPLGILLLGTGRLLCLSVELWSIWNHMYGLLVNSSSC